The sequence below is a genomic window from Chryseobacterium foetidum.
GTAATATCGATGGTTATGGGGAAGCTCATGATTATACTGTTGCAGTTTCGGCGGCTCCTCTTTGTCTTGCACCATCTAATCTCACGCTGTCAAATATTACTGCAACTTCTGCACTTCTATCCTGGAGCATTTCATTAAGCACACCATTGTTAGGTTACGAATATTATCTTTCTACAAATCCTGCATTGCCGGCACCGTCAGTACAGGCAGCAGGAAGCTCTTTGACGCTCAGTACTTCAATAATATTGGTGCCATCCACAACCTATTACGTGTGGGTAAGATCAGTTTGTACACCAACGAACAAAAGTGCATGGTCGGCTTCTGCGTCATTTACAAGTTTGTGTGCTGCAATCACGCCCACCTATAGCAATACTTTCACTGTTTTTCCGGGGAATTGCTGGCAACAGGTGTCGGGTGGAACTTTATCTTCCGGCTCAACAGGTAACAACATCTATTGGCTTGAGGATGGATTTCTAAATGTAAATTATACAGGTGCAGCAAGAATAAATTTATTTGATCAGAACAGAGCCGGTTGGTTGAAATCTCCCTTTTTTAACTTGTCTTCAGGTAACTATAGAGTAAAATTTGATTATGGTCTTACGGCTTTTAATCAGACCACACCTTCAGCAATGGGTTCAGATGATATCATCCATTTTGCAATATCAAATGATGGCGGAGTTACATGGATACCGTTGCAGACGTGGACGGCGGGTAACAGTCCATCTAATACCGGAAGTCAGTTTTCGCTCAATCTTAATTCATACAATTCTGCCAATACGGTTTTTGCATTTTATGCGTCGGATGGAGCGGTAACAGATTCTGAGGATTATGATTTTTTTGTTGATAACTTTACTGTTGAATCTATTGGAAGCTTGGCAACAGCCGAAAATCTGAATATCATTAATGAAATTCAGATTTATCCAAACCCTTTTACAGAAGTTTTAAATATTAAAAACTTTGATGAGGTTAAGTCGGTTTTTGTAACAGATTTTAATGCTAAAACAGTTAAAAGATTTGAAAATTTCAGTTCAAATTTAAATCTCAGCGAGCTTTCCTCCGGCGCCTATCTTTTAGTATTAAAATTAAAAGACGGAACGCAACAGACGAAGAAAATAATTAAAAAGTAATTTTATTAAAAAAAACAGGTGACTGTAAAAAAGTCACTTGTTTTCTATTTGAGATTTTAGTTTAGAAATTATTAAGGTTTCACTGGCTGAAGTTCTCCTGTATTCATACCGTCAAAAACTGTCGGGAAAAACATGACGAAAATAAAATAAAGAATAATCATTAGAACAACGAGTCCTATCAGGCTTATTACAAGTGCGTTGGGTTTGTTTTTTTGTTTTGGTTCCATGATGTTAAGCGTTAAAGGGTGATTTAATAGTTTATAATAAATCCTATGCTAATTTCTTGCCACACTGCTTGCAGTATCGGGCATCATCATCAATATCTTCATTTCCGCATCTTTCACATACCAGTTCCAGATTTTGTCTTTTGTTTCTCATTTCCGCAGTCACAATTCCCGTTGGAACTGCGATAATTGAATAACCTGCAAGCATTAGAATTACTGCGAAAAATTTTCCCGTCGGCGTAATAGGGGAGACATCGCCGTAACCCACTGTTGTCACGGTTACTACTGCCCAGTAGATAGACTGCGGGATCGTTTCAAAGCCAGGTCTTCCGCCTTCCACCATAAACATCATCGAACCCACGATGACCGAGAAAATAATCAGAAATAAAAGGAAAATGTAAATCTTTCTTGAACTGTTTCGTAGAGCCCTTACAATCACAGAGCCGTCATTCATGAAATCCAGAAGGTTGAAAACCCTGAAAACACGGAGCATTCTCAGCATCCTGAAAATGAGAAAATATTTTGTAACCGGAAAGAAAAAGCTCAGAAAGAAAGGTACCAGCGACAGAAAATCAATTATTCCGAAGAAACTGAAAATGTAGCACTTTTTGTTTTTTATTACCGCAATACGCAAAATATACTCAATTGTAAAAAAAATTGAAATGATCCACTCAGCGATGATGAATGTAGTGTGAAACTTTTTATCAAGCTTCGGAACACTTTCCATCATAATGATAAATGTACTCCCAAGAATAAGAGCGAGGAGAATGATGTCAAAAAGTTTTCCGAGCCTTGTATCTGCACGGTTAATGATTCGAAACAAAAATCTCTTCCAAAGTGAATCTCCAGGAACGAGATTGTGCTCTTTTTCCATTGTCATGTTTTTTACAAAGTTATAAATATTCGTTATTTTCGTAGTCAAACTTACAGAATAAAATGACAATAAAAGATGTAATATCAAAAATAGAAAGAAGAATACAGATTTCTCAGGCAGAAGATTTTGACAACGTCGGACTCCTCTGCGGTCTTCCGGAACGAAATGTTAGCGGAATTCTCGTTTGTCACGATGCGTTGGAGAATGTGGTGGAGGAAGCTCTTGCAAAAAACTGTAATCTTATTGTCTGTTTTCACCCCATTATTTTTTCAGGTTTAAAATCACTGACAGGTAAAAACTATGTGGAAAGAGCGGTTTTGAAGGCCATAGAAAATAGAATCGCGATCTACGCCATTCATACAGCGTGGGACAACGATTTCTTTGGCGTAAATGCAGGGATTTGCAATCATTTAGGTTTAAAAAATTTAAATATCCTTCAGCCTAAAAAAAATAATTTAAAACAGTTGAATGTCTACGTTCCAAAAGATCATTCTGAAAATCTGAAAGAAGCTTTGTTTGATGCTAAAGCCGGAAATATCGGGTTTTATGATGAATGCAGTTTTACAACTGAGGGTTCGGGAACTTTCCGACCGATTGAAGGATCGAAACCTTTTTCGGGACAACAAAACGTCCGTGAAAATGCCGATGAGGTGATGATTTCCGTGATTTTTGAAAGTTTTAAACAGAACCAAATTGTTTCAGCGATGAAAAATGCCCATCCTTACGAAGAAGTTGCGCATCAGATCATCAGTCTTGATAATGAAAATCAATATTCTGGTTTAGGAATGTTCGGTGAATTTGAAACAGAAATGGATGAAGCAGAATTTTTGAAATTTGTGAAGGATAAATTTAATTTAGAAATCATTAAACATTCAGATTTTACAGGGAAAAAGATAAAAAGAGTAGGGGTATTGGGCGGTTCCGGAGCCAGCGGAATAAAATCTGCTTTGGCTAAAAAATGTGATGCTTACCTCACGGGTGATTTGAAATACCACGACTATTTTTCTGCAGAATCAAAGATGCTTTTGTGTGACATAGGGCATTATGAATCTGAGCAATTTGTGAGTGAACAATTATTTGAAATTTTATCGCAAAATTTTAGTACATTTGCAGTCTTGAAATCTAGCGAAAAAACAAACCCCGTAAATTATTTCATTTAGATATGGCAAAAACAGTAGAAATTTCAGTTGAAGAAAAATTGAGAGCTTTATACGATCTACAGATCATTGATTCCAGATTGGATGAAATCCGAAATACAAGAGGAGAATTGCCAATCGAAGTGGAAGATCTTGATATTGAGATTGAAGGCCTTGAGAAAAGAGCTGAAAAATTTCATTCAGAAATTAAAGAACAGAACGATCAGATCAATACCAAAAATGAGGTGATTAACCACGCAAAATCTTTAATTGAAAAATACAAATCTCAGCAGGACAACGTAAGAAACAATAAGGAATTTGAAGCTTTAGGAAAGGAAATCGAATATCAGGAGCTTGAAATTCAGCTTTCTGAAAAGAGAATCAAGGAATTCGGAGCTAAAATCGGTCACAAAAACGAAACTTTGGATGAGTTGAATGCTAAGATTGAAGATCTTAAAAACCACCTTAAATTC
It includes:
- a CDS encoding GEVED domain-containing protein — encoded protein: MYKHLLLILLFLSFRFVAQTYCVPQFSDGCDNGDQIVSFSIPAVSFSHADTGCSQNSFGNFTSQIISLNAGVNYNFSITHGFSDQNIKIWIDFNNDGVFTDAAPELVASGVSTAVANEEITSGTINIPVNIPSGNYRMRVADRFDAPPIPCNIDGYGEAHDYTVAVSAAPLCLAPSNLTLSNITATSALLSWSISLSTPLLGYEYYLSTNPALPAPSVQAAGSSLTLSTSIILVPSTTYYVWVRSVCTPTNKSAWSASASFTSLCAAITPTYSNTFTVFPGNCWQQVSGGTLSSGSTGNNIYWLEDGFLNVNYTGAARINLFDQNRAGWLKSPFFNLSSGNYRVKFDYGLTAFNQTTPSAMGSDDIIHFAISNDGGVTWIPLQTWTAGNSPSNTGSQFSLNLNSYNSANTVFAFYASDGAVTDSEDYDFFVDNFTVESIGSLATAENLNIINEIQIYPNPFTEVLNIKNFDEVKSVFVTDFNAKTVKRFENFSSNLNLSELSSGAYLLVLKLKDGTQQTKKIIKK
- a CDS encoding ion transporter produces the protein MEKEHNLVPGDSLWKRFLFRIINRADTRLGKLFDIILLALILGSTFIIMMESVPKLDKKFHTTFIIAEWIISIFFTIEYILRIAVIKNKKCYIFSFFGIIDFLSLVPFFLSFFFPVTKYFLIFRMLRMLRVFRVFNLLDFMNDGSVIVRALRNSSRKIYIFLLFLIIFSVIVGSMMFMVEGGRPGFETIPQSIYWAVVTVTTVGYGDVSPITPTGKFFAVILMLAGYSIIAVPTGIVTAEMRNKRQNLELVCERCGNEDIDDDARYCKQCGKKLA
- a CDS encoding Nif3-like dinuclear metal center hexameric protein, with product MTIKDVISKIERRIQISQAEDFDNVGLLCGLPERNVSGILVCHDALENVVEEALAKNCNLIVCFHPIIFSGLKSLTGKNYVERAVLKAIENRIAIYAIHTAWDNDFFGVNAGICNHLGLKNLNILQPKKNNLKQLNVYVPKDHSENLKEALFDAKAGNIGFYDECSFTTEGSGTFRPIEGSKPFSGQQNVRENADEVMISVIFESFKQNQIVSAMKNAHPYEEVAHQIISLDNENQYSGLGMFGEFETEMDEAEFLKFVKDKFNLEIIKHSDFTGKKIKRVGVLGGSGASGIKSALAKKCDAYLTGDLKYHDYFSAESKMLLCDIGHYESEQFVSEQLFEILSQNFSTFAVLKSSEKTNPVNYFI
- a CDS encoding zinc ribbon domain-containing protein, whose protein sequence is MAKTVEISVEEKLRALYDLQIIDSRLDEIRNTRGELPIEVEDLDIEIEGLEKRAEKFHSEIKEQNDQINTKNEVINHAKSLIEKYKSQQDNVRNNKEFEALGKEIEYQELEIQLSEKRIKEFGAKIGHKNETLDELNAKIEDLKNHLKFKKEELEDLVSETQKEEDYLLEQSKEYASKIDDRLLASYNRIRNNSANGLAVVGLERGAPKGSFFTIPPQKQMEIAQRKKIIIDEHSGKILVDDELVNEEIERMKSVIKF